In Coffea eugenioides isolate CCC68of chromosome 4, Ceug_1.0, whole genome shotgun sequence, the genomic stretch gcacctcaataattccTCCCAGGGTGGGGAATTTGACGCTGAGGTGGAGAGACGAGGGGATAGCTCAGAGGGCATTCAAGGCGAGCCGTCCCAAGAACACGTTGTATGGGGATTGTTGTTTGACCACCACGAAGTTGACGGGGACGGTCCGGCATTTGAGCACCTGCCTTACCGTGACCATCAGGGTGATCATCCCCTCCGGAGTGATGGGCGGTCCGGTAAAGCCCACCAGGGGTGTCCGGACCGGGGTTAGCTGTCCGTCCTCCAAGCCGAGCTCCTTGAACACCCGGTAAAACAGGATGTCCACTGCGCTCCCCTGGTCGACGTACACTTTCTTCACCCGATAGTTATTGGTCACGACGTCTATCACGATGGCTTCGTGGTTCCCGGACGCCAGGGGAACCGCATCCCTTGGTCCGAAGGTGATCTCCTCATCCATGCGCAAGCGCTTTAGGGAATCATCCCCTTCGGGGGGAGGCCGCCTGTTCTTCCGAGCTGCATGGCTGTCCCCCCCCCGTGGGGCCCCCAACAATGGTGTTAATTACCCCTGTCAGGTTCTGAGTGTCCAAGTCGGGTGAGTTGCCCCGAGGAACGTCGCGCCGCTCAGGGCGGTCGTGACGCTGGCCCTCGCCCCTGTCTCCGCAGTAGGTGCGTCCTGACTCTTGGCCTGGTCGACCTTGCCGCACGATTCGCCCCAGGAAGCCGCGCTGGACCAGATCTTCGATCTCCTTTCGCAGGGCCCAGCACCCCTCCGTATCATGCCCAACATCACGGTGGAAGACACAGTACCGGTCCTGGTTCCTCTTGTTCTGGGGTGTCCCCATCTTAGGTGGCCGTTCTCCTAGGCCCTCCGCCTCCATAACGGCCAGGATCTGGGCTCTGGGCCGAATTAGGGGGTGTAACCTTTTTCCGGAAGCGGCGGTTGAGCGGGGGTTTTATCTTTTGAGAACCGGTCGAAAACGTTCTTCTTGGCCGGGCCGTCCTTGTTCTCGGTGGGGTTTCCCCGTCCTCTCCGATCTCCGAGCTCCCGATCCGACTCTCTCTTCAGGCGAGCAGCCTCCTCTGCATTAGCGGCCGCGTGCGCCCTGGTCAAGAGATCCTCCAGGTCTCCTGGAGGCTTCTCGGCGAGCCTGTAGAAGAGCTCCTCCACCCTGAGCCCGTTCATGAAGGCGGCCATGACCACTTTTTCATCCTTGTCCCTGATCTGCAAGCTCTCCGTGTTGAAGAGGGTCATGAAATTCCTCAGGGACTCGTCCGGCTTCTGCCTGATCGCCATCAGGTGAGTCACGTTTTTCGAGTAAGTCTTCGTGGAGACGAACTGGGTGGCGAACTGTCTGGCTAGCTCGGGGAAACTCCGGATGGACCCCGGTGCCAGACCCTGGAACCAGAGCCGGGCCTTCCCCTTCAGAAACATGGGGAAGGTCTTGCAGCGGACTGCATCCACAGCGGTTTGCAGACGCATGTGCGTCAGGAAGACCGAGAGGTGGTCTTCCGGGTCGGTCGAACCGTCGTACAGTTTGATGTTCGGGATCTTGAATCCCCGAGGTAACGGGTTGTCCTCTATCCCTCGGGTAAAGGGCGAGTCTGTCTAGTTGTCCTCGTACAATTGCGGCCGCAGGATCTGCTCGAGTTCGTCCAGGACAGGCTTCCACTGGGGAAGGTCCCGCGGCCGGCTCTTGATAGATCGGGCGGGGGAACGTTCAGACCCGTTCCGCGCAAGCTTCCACGAGGAGGGATTCCTCGGTCGGCCCCCAGCAGACCGGTCGCGGGAATACCTCTCGCTATCCCCGACCACCGAGGCCCGCGGCCGAGGGGGGGTCCGTGGCCGTTTCCTCCTGGGGGGCTGGTCCAGTGACTCATCCTCTGAGGGAACGGGAGGTGATTCCCTCTCCTTCCCCTTCGCCTTAGAGGTCTGCGCGCCACCGGCTTCACCCCCCTCCTTCGCTTGCCGAATTATGTCCTCCAGCATGGGGAGGTTCTCCGTCATGAACTGAAAGATCTGCTGTCTCCGTTCCCCCGAAAGGGTTGAGCCCCCGGCGCCCCGAGCCGCCTCGGTCTCCATTCGCCGGGACCCCTCGCCGGCTCCGGGATCGGTGTTCTCTACGGTTCGCTTTGAACGCGTTCTCGCCATCAACACAACTATTCGTACCTtctcgttcccacagacggcgccaactgaagaagcacggaacttccccgaaccgagctgacctgatgagctcggcGTGCTGATGAGAAGAGCGTGTCCCTAACCTGCAAAGCGAACAAGAGAGTGAACTAATATGGGAGCCCCGAGGTCgtccccgagggcactccgacggtcaagttagttttccggcGAGTGAGATTCACAGGAAGTAAACGGACGGGAGTTATTGTCGaatagtgagcgtaccttgCACAGTCGGTGTGCGTTATTATTTATACCTGCTTaggagtccgacctccgtacgtttcggGACCTACCCAGAATAGTCTCAATCCCGCACTGAGGGGGATCAATCCCGACCTATGCGGGATTGTTCTCTGGAGCCCCTTGGAGCCCTAGCGGCGGGGGTCCGCGGGACGGTTCCCATGGGCCCGGGGTCTAAGCCCAGCTCAGGCCTCCCTGGGCTGCCATGTGTATAGGCCCAGGACGGGGCCTCTGCAAGGCCATTTATTAGTTGTTGCTTTCCTTTCGATGTTATTTCTTTTTTAGCAACATTTACATCACAGACGCGTTTAAGATTGAATCTACAGAGGTCCGTTAGATTGAATCTTACAGGGGAGGTCTGTCAGATCGGTTAATAATATAATTTAGTGCTTGGAAAATACTTTCACATTCAATTAAAATGGAAAGAGGAAAATTGCATCCGATCACAATTGTTGGGAGCAAGCACCACAATCTGGGTGGAGATAATTGCCGGCGACCACAACCTATCACAATCCCATTGGAGACACCAACCAGCGACTGCAAATCATTACCAAATCGATGCATAACTTTAACCTTTTTCAACAACAAATCCTAAATGACATGTAAAAATCAAAATGAAAACCAAAATGAATCTCAAATTAATCATATCCCTTGCTTATAGCAACGTCtccaaaatttttaattgtCTTTCGATGCCTCAAAAACGGACAGCAAACAGGAATAAAGCC encodes the following:
- the LOC113768893 gene encoding uncharacterized protein LOC113768893 encodes the protein MRLQTAVDAVRCKTFPMFLKGKARLWFQGLAPGSIRSFPELARQFATQFVSTKTYSKNVTHLMAIRQKPDESLRNFMTLFNTESLQIRDKDEKVVMAAFMNGLRVEELFYRLAEKPPGDLEDLLTRAHAAANAEEAARLKRESDRELGDRRGRGNPTENKDGPAKKNVFDRFSKDKTPAQPPLPEKGYTP